The Streptomyces uncialis genomic interval GCTCAGATCGTCGCAGGCGATGTGATGGAGCACCACGAGCAGCACATGACGCTCCGGGGCGAGCCGGTACAGCCGCAGCCGCAGCGGTGTCGCCACCGCCAGGTCGAAGGGCCGCGCCGCGTACGCCGACGCCGCCGCGTCGAGCGCGTCCGCGGTGACGTCCACCACCGAGAACGGCGGCGGCGCCGACACCAGGACATGCTGGAGCGGGGTGCCGTCCGGCCCCGGCCGGTACACCGTGCGCAGCACCTCGTGCCGCCGCGCGACCGCCGCGAACGAGGCCTCCAGCGCCGCCGGGTCCAGCGGCCCCGTCAGCTCGGCGGCGACCGCCAGGTTGTACGCGGGGCTGTCCGGCTGCGCGTGCTGGTGGAACCACATGCGGTACTGCGCCGACGACAGCACGGCCGGACCGTCGTCGCCGCGCCGCGGGATGCCGGACTCCGCCGGGGCGCCGCCCTCCCGCTCCAGCAGCAACCGGATCAGCCGTTGCTGCTCCGGCCCGAGACCACCGTCCCCGGCTCCGTCCTGTCCGCCCATGTCCGTCCGTCCCTCCGCTCGCCGTGCCGTCCGCCCGTCGCCGGGCCCCGATGCCGTCATGACCGCCCCAGTTCGTCGAGGGCGGCGGCCGTCTGCTCCGGGGACAGCGCGGACACCGTCCGGTGCAGCCGCGCGACCAGGTCGAGGCGGCCCGGCGCGGACTCCGCGCCGCGCAGGGCCTCGGCCATACCCGTGACCGTCAGCGTCTCGAACAGGGTCCGGGCGGTGAGCCGTTCGCCCGCGAAGATCCCGCGCAGCCGGGTGAGGATGCGGGCGCCGAGCAGCGAGTCGCCGCCCAGTGCGAAGAAGTCCTCGTCGGGCCCCACCCCGTCGACACCCAGCGCGCGCGACCACTCCTCGGCCAGCAGCAGCTCCAGCGGCCCGCCGGCCGGCCCGGCCGGTTGCGGCGGCCCGGCCGGTGGCCGCGCCGCCCGTCCGGCCGCCTCGGTCAGCGCCGCCCGGTCGACCTTGCCGTTGGCGGTCAGCGGGAACGCCGTGACGCGCAGGAACGCGGCCGGCACCATGTGCTCCGGCAGCCGCTCCCGCAGATGCGCCCGCAGCTCCCGGGGATCGGGGCCGCCGCCGGAGCCCAGCACATGGGCGGCCAGCGCCTTGTACCCGCGCCGTCCGCCGTCCGCCGGTACCCCGGTGACCACCGCCCGCGCCACCCCGGGGTGCAGCGCCAGCGCCGCCTCGACCTCGGCGGGCTCGATCCGCTGCCCGCGTACCTTCAGCTGGAGATCCGCCCGGCCCACGAACTCCAGTGCCCCGTCCGGCAGATACCGGCCCAGATCCCCGGTGCGGTACAGCCGCTCACCGGTGTCGGGATGGACGAGGAACGCCGCCGCGGTGCGCTCGGTGTCCCGCCAGTAGCCGCGGGCCAGCCCCACCCCCGACACATACATCTCCCCGGTGACCCCGTCGGGTCGGTCCCGCAGCCGCTCGTCCAGCAGGTGATAGGCGGTGTTGGCGATCGGCTTGCCGTACGGTACCCCGGGCACCGCCGGGTCCAGCGCGTCCACCGGGTGCCAGATGTTCCACAGCGTCGTCTCCGACGGACCCCCGACGCCCACCAGCCGCGCGTTCGGAGCCAGTTCGGCGAGGCTCCGCACCAACTCCGGCGGAATCCAGTCCCCTCCGGTGAACGCGAGCCGCAGTGAGGCCAGCGCCCCGGCCGCACCGGGGTCGTCCAGCATCATCTCCAGCATCGCCGGGACGCTGTTCCACAAGGTGACCCGGTGCCGGCGCAGCAGCTCCGCCCAGTGCGCCGGGTCACGCTCGGCGCCCGGATCGGGCAGTACCAGGGTGCCCCCGGCACCCAGCACCCCGAACAGGTCGAACGCCGACATGTCGTGGTGCAGCGCGGTCAGCCCCAGCACCGTGTCGTCCGGCCCGACCCCGAAGGTCTCCTCCGTCTCCCGCAGGGCGTTGACCATCCCCGCGTGCTCGACCATCACCCCCTTGGGCGTGCCCGTCGAACCCGACGTGAACAGCACGTACAACAGATCCCCGGGCCCCTGCGGCAACTCCTCCACCACCGGCACCGGTACGTCCGGCAGCTCCCCGTCGACCGCGACCGCCCGCACCCCCTCGGGCAGCCCGCCGTGCGGTCCGCCGCCCCGGACCAGCACGGTGTCCACCCCCGCGTCCGCCAGCACGGCCCGCAGCCGCACCTCGGGCATCGCCGGGTCCAGCGGCAGATACGCGGCGCCCGCCAGCAGCACCCCGTACACCGCGACCACCTGCTCCTGGCCCTTGTCCAGCAGCACCCCCACCACCGGCCCGGGCCCGCGGCCGCCGTCCGTGAGGAGGCTCGCGACCCCCGCCGCCCGCCGCGCCAGCCGCCCGTACCCGAGCTCCCCGGCGGACGTCACGACCGCCGTGCGTCCCGGGTCCTCGGCGGCACGCCGCAGGAACGCCGCGTGCGCCGGGACCGCGGGCAGCTCCCTCGGACGGCCCCGGACCGCCTCCCGCCGGGCACGCTGGTCCGGCGGCAGCACCTCCAGCCCGGTGGAGCGCCACCGGCTGTGCGCCAGCCGCTCCAGCAGCGCCCGGAACGCCTCGAACATGGCCTCCGGCATCCCCGCCGGGAACAGCTCGTCGACCGAGTCCCAGTTGTAGACCAGCCGTCCCTGCCGCTCGTCGAGCTGCACATCGAGGAAGACCTGAGGCGTCTGCGACACCCCGTGCACCTGGGTCCAGATCCGGTCCAGGGCG includes:
- a CDS encoding non-ribosomal peptide synthetase; translated protein: MSTDDERYAPFPLTDTQRAYLLGRGDMFALGNVSTHAYFEFDGDLDPERFATAWRLLVERHDMLRAVMLPDSMEQRVLPDAPPFVPDVVDLRRLSVAAREAELAALRERLSHEVRPADRWPLFGVTVARLRDDLVRVFIGFDGLVCDFASWHVLSGELSLLYTDPGAVLEPLSGSFREYVLAERALRDGEEYREAEAYWHKRIAELPPPPRLPLAADPGQLARSRFVRREAELPRADWARLTARARSAGLTPSALLLAVFAEVLAAWSEEARFTVNVPRMNRLPLLPRVERLVGEFASFSLVEVDNRARDTFEERALRIQRRLWEDLSHHQVSGAWMLRELARLHNSMDRARMPVVLTSTLAWADPEGTALDRIWTQVHGVSQTPQVFLDVQLDERQGRLVYNWDSVDELFPAGMPEAMFEAFRALLERLAHSRWRSTGLEVLPPDQRARREAVRGRPRELPAVPAHAAFLRRAAEDPGRTAVVTSAGELGYGRLARRAAGVASLLTDGGRGPGPVVGVLLDKGQEQVVAVYGVLLAGAAYLPLDPAMPEVRLRAVLADAGVDTVLVRGGGPHGGLPEGVRAVAVDGELPDVPVPVVEELPQGPGDLLYVLFTSGSTGTPKGVMVEHAGMVNALRETEETFGVGPDDTVLGLTALHHDMSAFDLFGVLGAGGTLVLPDPGAERDPAHWAELLRRHRVTLWNSVPAMLEMMLDDPGAAGALASLRLAFTGGDWIPPELVRSLAELAPNARLVGVGGPSETTLWNIWHPVDALDPAVPGVPYGKPIANTAYHLLDERLRDRPDGVTGEMYVSGVGLARGYWRDTERTAAAFLVHPDTGERLYRTGDLGRYLPDGALEFVGRADLQLKVRGQRIEPAEVEAALALHPGVARAVVTGVPADGGRRGYKALAAHVLGSGGGPDPRELRAHLRERLPEHMVPAAFLRVTAFPLTANGKVDRAALTEAAGRAARPPAGPPQPAGPAGGPLELLLAEEWSRALGVDGVGPDEDFFALGGDSLLGARILTRLRGIFAGERLTARTLFETLTVTGMAEALRGAESAPGRLDLVARLHRTVSALSPEQTAAALDELGRS